In the genome of Planococcus donghaensis, the window ATAAAAAACCGTTTAATGGCTCGCTTGCTAATATTTTTAATAAGCTAGCAGAAAATCAAATTGACGTTGATATCATCGTTCAAAGTATTAGCGACGAGTTTCCGCCTTCGGTTTCTTTTTCGATCAGTCAAGAAAGTCTCGAAGAAACGCGCCGTGTTCTAACTGAAGCACAAGAAGAAATTGGGTTCCTATCATTAAATGTGGAAGTTGGTTTGTCAAAAGTTTCAATAGTAGGATCAGGCATGGTGTCAAACCCAGGGGTTGCTGCACGTATGTTTGATATTTTAAGAACAAAAGAAATACCAGTTAAAATGGTCAGCACATCAGAGATAAAGATTTCTGTCGTAGTACCCGAAATTGATATGACAAAATCAGCAAATGCTTTGCACGAAGCTTACGGTTTGTCTGAAGAAGAGTTGATTGAAGCAACACAAAAGTTTTCTTTAAATACTAGTTCGTGAAATTATTCACAAAATGTTCAAATTCTCAATTGTAATTTGTTAACAATAGCGGCATGAGTGAACCTAGCAGTTTAGTTGGAAAAAGCGATTCTCAATTAGAGAATCGCTTTTTAACGGAAATCTATTAAAACGTTTACATATCGAGACGATTTAGAAGGAATCGCTTGTGTAATGCCGGTAAAAGCCGTAATAACTATCTGATTAAAAGCGATTCGTTGCCTTGACGCTCCTAAAGGGGGGGAGTACAATAAATATGTCATATTATTGTATCATGATGGTGCGTGGCTTCAGGTGCTTTCACCATAAACGTCTGCTCTGAACGCTACCAATTAAAGTTTTGAGGGGGGTAAAATTTTGGATAACAATCGTGAATTTTTAATGCGCAGGCTGCACTCATTGTTGGGAATTATTCCTATTGGTTTATTCTTAACGCAGCACTTAATCGTCAACCATTTTGCAACACAAGGTGAAGAGGCATTCAATACTGCATCTCATTTCATGGCAAATCTTCCATTCGTTATTTTCTTGGAGATCTTTGTCATTTACTTGCCGCTCATGTATCATGCGTTTTACGGTCTATACATAGCGTTTACTGCGAAGAACAACCCTGGACATTATAGCTATATGCGCAATATGTTATTTATTGCACAACGTTATACAGGTGTCTTCCTAGTAGTCTTTATCGCTTGGCACGTCTTTGAAACAAGATTCCAAGTGGCAATTGGAAATGCGGCTGAAGCAGATTTTAACATGATGGAAAACATCTTAAGCAATCCATGGATGTTAGCATTCTACATCGTAGGTGTGTTGTCAGCAACTTTCCACTTATCAAACGGACTTTGGTCTTTCCTTGTTACTTGGGGAATTACGCAATCTGCAGCAGCACAAAAAAATGCAACTTATTTCACGCTTCTAGTATTTATTGTGTTATCGGTTATTGGTATCAGAGCATTGTTTGCGTTCGTTTAAGAATGTTTCAATCATTGGTGAACTAAAAGAGGAGTGAATACTAACATGGCGAAGGGCAAAATTTCTATCGTCGGAGGCGGCCTTGCTGGATTAATGGCAGCAATCAAAGTTGCAGAAGCAGGCTCTCCCGCCGATTTATTTTCAATCGTTCCCGTTAAACGGTCCCACTCAGTATGTGCACAAGGCGGGATTAACGGAGCGGTCAATACAAAAGGTGAAGGGGATTCCCCGGACATTCACTTTGATGATACTGTCTACGGAGGCGACTTCTTAGCGAATCAACGTCCCGTAAAAGCAATGGCAGACGCGGCACCTGGAATTATTCGTATGTTCGATCGTATGGGCGTTATGTTCAACCGTACGCCGGAAGGTCTTTTGGATTTCCGTCGTTTTGGTGGCACAATGTACCATAGAACTGCGTTTGCTGGTGCAACTACTGGTCAGCAATTATTATATGCATTAGATGAGCAAGTTCGTCGCTACGAAGTAGCTGGACTTATCACGAAGTATGAAGGTTGGGAATTCCTTGGACTTGTTCTTGATGAGCAAGGCGTAGGTAAAGGAATCACTGCTCAAAATATGACGACGATGGAAATTAAATCGTTCCGCGCAGATGCTGTTATTATGGCAACTGGTGGTCCGGGAATTATTTTCGGGAAATCGACAAACTCTGTTATTAACACAGGTTCAGCGGCTTCTATCGTTTATCAACAAGGTGCATACTACGCAAACGGCGAATTTATCCAAATTCACCCAACAGCGATTCCAGGAGACGATAAACTGCGCTTAATGTCAGAATCGGCTCGTGGAGAAGGTGGACGTATTTGGACGTATAAAGACGGCAAACCTTGGTATTTCCTTGAAGAAAAATATCCTGCTTACGGTAACTTAGTTCCACGTGATATTGCAACACGTGAAATTTTTGATGTTTGCGTTAACCAAAAGCTCGGCATTAATGGCGAGAACATGGTTTATTTGGATCTTTCACATAAAGATCCGAAAGAGCTTGATATTAAACTTGGTGGAATCATCGAGATCTATGAGAAATTCACTGGTGATGACCCACGCAAAGTACCAATGAAAATTTTCCCGGCTGTTCACTATTCAATGGGTGGACTGTGGGTTGATGATCATCAAATGACAAGCATCCCTGGTGTTTTAGCAGCAGGGGAATGTGATTATTCTCAGCATGGCGGTAACCGTTTAGGTGCAAACTCATTGCTTTCAGCAATTTATGGCGGTATGGTCGCAGGACCAAACGCTCTTGATTATATTAAAGGCCTTGATGTTCTAGCGGAAGATCTTCCTTCAACAATTTTTGAACAACATGAAGCAGAAGAAAAACGCAAATGGGAAGAAATTTTAGCATTAGACGGTACAGAAAACGCGTATGTTCTTCATAAAGAACTTGGCGAATGGATGACGGATAATGTAACAGTGGTACGTTACAACGATCGTTTACAGAAGACGGATGAAAAAATCCAAGAACTTCTTGAACGTTTCAATCAGATTAGCATTACAGATACGCAACTTTGGAGTAACCAAGGCGCAATGTTTACACGTCAATTGCGCAATATGCTTCATTTAGCGCGAGCAATCACTATCGGTGCACTTAAGCGTAACGAAAGCCGTGGAGCTCATTACAAACCGGACTTCCCGGAGCGTAACGACGAGGAATTCTTGAAAACGACAATGGCTAAATTTAATGGCAATGACGCACCTATCTTCCATTACGAAGAAGTCGATACGTCGTTAATTCCGCCACGTAAACGTGATTATTCAGCAAAAGCATAATTATGAAGGGAGCTAATTTACCATGGGTGAAGCAGCAAAAACGGTAATATTTGAAATCGAACGCAGAAACTCTACGGATGAAAATTCGTATTGGGAAAAGTTCGAATTGCCATATAAGATGAACATGAATGTCATTTCGGCATTGATGGAAATCCGTCGTAACCCTGTCAACATGGACGGGAAAAAAACCACGCCTGTAACTTGGGACATGAACTGTCTTGAGGAAGTGTGTGGAGCATGCTCTATGGTTATCAACGGCAAAGCGCGTCAATCGTGTACGGCTTTAGTTGATCAATTAGAACAGCCAATTCGCTTGCAGCCGATGAAAACATTCCCTGTTGTTCGTGACCTTGTCATTGACCGCAGCCGTATGTTCGATTCGTTGAAGAAAGTAAAAGCTTGGGTGCCAATCGATGGTACGCATGACCTTGGAGAAGGACCACGTATGCCTGAGCGTAAACGCCAATGGGCATATGAGCTATCTAAATGTATGACTTGTGGCGTATGTCTTGAAGCATGCCCGAACGTCAACGATAAATCTGACTTTATCGGTGCTGCGCCACTTTCACAAGTTCGCTTAATGAACGCCCACCCAACCGGTGCTATGAACCGCGATGCTCGCTTGAACGCGATCATGGGTGAAGGTGGATTAGCAAGTTGTGGTAACTCTCAAAACTGTGTTGAATCTTGTCCAAAAGGAATTCCTTTGACAACGTCAATCGCAGCATTAAACCGCGATACAACAGTTCAAATGTTCCGTAACTTCTTCGGAAGCGACAGAATGGTTGACTAGTAACTGATTAAAACCCCGCTCATGCGGGGTTTTTTCTTTTTGTCTAATGAAAACGCCTGTCCTTTTTAAAAGTTTTTGATATACTATTCAAATGAAATAACTAATTTAAGTACGGTTTAGTTTTTATTCTTAAATAAGCTGCGCTTTCTTGTTTGAGTATTATCGATAAATAAGCCGAATTTCTGGAGGTCGTCATGAAAGCAAATTACATTGAGAATTTTGAAGAGTGGAAGCGAGAATTTTTCTTTTCTGCTCCTGTGCAAGTGCGTTTTTCAGAAACCGATATGTTTGGGCATGTGAATAATACAGTGCCGATCGCTTATTTCGAGTTTGCACGGATTGAATTTATGAAAGAAATGGGCTTAATGCAACGTTGGCTCGAAACTGGAAATGAGTTGTTTCCGGTTGTAGCGGATATGCAAGTCGATTTCGTCCAACAAGTCTTTTTTGATGAAAAACTAGACGTTCATGTTAAAATCGCACGAATTGGCACGTCATCTATGGATGTTCATTATTGGACCACCAATGAAAAAGGTGAAACTTGTTTTACTGGTAGAGGAGCGATTGTTCAAGTTTCTAAGCAAACAAATAGAGGCTTTCCTTGGACAGCAGAAGAAATTGAGTTGCTAAAAGCACAACAAGTAGCTGTTGCAAAAAAGTAAGGAGCTCTTGCTATATCGGTAAAAAACCTGCACTATAGAAATATGATAGGGTTTTTGAGGAGTGGTAATTAGTTATGAAGGAAGATTACAAAGACACAACACATGATTTAGAACGTATCGCATTTATGGAAAAAGAATTGCGTTATATTTCGGGGATTATTAAGCAAAAAGGGCGAGAAATATTAAATT includes:
- a CDS encoding acyl-CoA thioesterase; this translates as MKANYIENFEEWKREFFFSAPVQVRFSETDMFGHVNNTVPIAYFEFARIEFMKEMGLMQRWLETGNELFPVVADMQVDFVQQVFFDEKLDVHVKIARIGTSSMDVHYWTTNEKGETCFTGRGAIVQVSKQTNRGFPWTAEEIELLKAQQVAVAKK
- the sdhB gene encoding succinate dehydrogenase iron-sulfur subunit, whose translation is MGEAAKTVIFEIERRNSTDENSYWEKFELPYKMNMNVISALMEIRRNPVNMDGKKTTPVTWDMNCLEEVCGACSMVINGKARQSCTALVDQLEQPIRLQPMKTFPVVRDLVIDRSRMFDSLKKVKAWVPIDGTHDLGEGPRMPERKRQWAYELSKCMTCGVCLEACPNVNDKSDFIGAAPLSQVRLMNAHPTGAMNRDARLNAIMGEGGLASCGNSQNCVESCPKGIPLTTSIAALNRDTTVQMFRNFFGSDRMVD
- the sdhA gene encoding succinate dehydrogenase flavoprotein subunit, translating into MAKGKISIVGGGLAGLMAAIKVAEAGSPADLFSIVPVKRSHSVCAQGGINGAVNTKGEGDSPDIHFDDTVYGGDFLANQRPVKAMADAAPGIIRMFDRMGVMFNRTPEGLLDFRRFGGTMYHRTAFAGATTGQQLLYALDEQVRRYEVAGLITKYEGWEFLGLVLDEQGVGKGITAQNMTTMEIKSFRADAVIMATGGPGIIFGKSTNSVINTGSAASIVYQQGAYYANGEFIQIHPTAIPGDDKLRLMSESARGEGGRIWTYKDGKPWYFLEEKYPAYGNLVPRDIATREIFDVCVNQKLGINGENMVYLDLSHKDPKELDIKLGGIIEIYEKFTGDDPRKVPMKIFPAVHYSMGGLWVDDHQMTSIPGVLAAGECDYSQHGGNRLGANSLLSAIYGGMVAGPNALDYIKGLDVLAEDLPSTIFEQHEAEEKRKWEEILALDGTENAYVLHKELGEWMTDNVTVVRYNDRLQKTDEKIQELLERFNQISITDTQLWSNQGAMFTRQLRNMLHLARAITIGALKRNESRGAHYKPDFPERNDEEFLKTTMAKFNGNDAPIFHYEEVDTSLIPPRKRDYSAKA
- a CDS encoding succinate dehydrogenase cytochrome b558 subunit; the encoded protein is MDNNREFLMRRLHSLLGIIPIGLFLTQHLIVNHFATQGEEAFNTASHFMANLPFVIFLEIFVIYLPLMYHAFYGLYIAFTAKNNPGHYSYMRNMLFIAQRYTGVFLVVFIAWHVFETRFQVAIGNAAEADFNMMENILSNPWMLAFYIVGVLSATFHLSNGLWSFLVTWGITQSAAAQKNATYFTLLVFIVLSVIGIRALFAFV